The Megalops cyprinoides isolate fMegCyp1 chromosome 11, fMegCyp1.pri, whole genome shotgun sequence genomic sequence GGTCGGTGGGAGCCGTAGTGCTAGACCGCGACATTTTAAAAGGGGGTCCTCGAGGGCCCCCCTAATCCCCGACACAGCTATTCTGGGTAGTTAACATCAAGGTAGATCTTAAGCTTTTAGCTTTAAAACATGGATAAACATAGTTGAAACAACTTGGATTGTTCTTGTCTTGTTGCCATGATGGCAGTCTCCATGCTGTGTGCTAGGCCCTGAAGAAAAACGAGACCTGACTTCCCCCCATCgctgaaataataaatgcaataaaagatGTAGGTAAGTACTGTACTTGTCACTGGTACTTAACATGCCTTCACACAGACCATTATATTTCTGCACCGGTAAGATGATAATACACGCATTATAAATATCAGAGcaatgtttgtgttgtgttacattttcatgcatgGGACAAAAAATCGAAATCATTACcgccataaaaaaaaaaaaaaaaatccactggaatttgttcatatttttaagGTTTGTGGTTTAACGAGGCGCATAAATAACATGACTGCGGCCAACCCTGGACCCTGACAGATTTCACCACTAATAAACTGTGTTACAATAATGTGCACTATGTTTTTTAAGTTTAGCATCACCTAAGCGATCCTGCACCTCCACTCCAACAAACCCCGAAATCCTGCTACACTGTGATGTAAGCAAGCAGCAGATTTGTTTAGTCATTTaacatgcttttgaaatgttacCATTACACCAGTAGGCTATAACACACGCTTTGGTAATGGTTTATCCCTCTGCATAGTGGGGTTCCACTCCGTTCAGAATGTGCAGCCTGAAATAATATAAACCCGTCAGACTTTTCCTGTTTTGAGTGCGGGATTTTCCTTCATTCCTAGCCATGTCGGACCGGGCTGTGTCAGCGCTTGCATCACTTTGTCTGCCCAAATTCCCAGCAATGCTTTTGCCACTTGGACAGGAGGGATTTGTCCTGTCAAAACTAATTTGCTTCCACTAGCGGATATTCAGTCCCGATATTCGGAGCTGCTCAGTTGAGATCAGAGAATCAGCCCCACTAACGTGATCGACAGATACAAAACAATGGGTATTGTTCTCACGCTCTGCGATCATTTAAGAGCATAATGCAGAGACGAAGATGTGCAACCTTTCGCAGTCCgatttttctgaaaattgttttttaaaaagataaataaaaataaacacaattaaaaacagatcAGGCGAGCAGTAACTGATTGCTTAGTGCGTTATTTATTGAACTGAAGGCGGCTCTGTGTGTAAATAACGCATCGCTCAACACAGGTGACAGcagaaacaagcaaaaaataaacGATTTCAATACTCGACCCAGAGCTAAGCAACGTTTTTCGACATTGTGGTCTTCCTCAGTTAGCGTAAGCACATTTGCCCACGGACGCTCATCGGCAAAGTTGCTGTGGGAGATTATTAACTTTTCTCCCCGTGAAAACTTTCAGTCAAGCTAATGAATCGAGCAGTGAAACAGAATTTATGCAGCGCGAGAGAACTGAACACATCCTGCAAGAAGTTGCAACAAAGTAGCCGAACTTTAGAACTGGCTGTAGGTGTGAACTCTTACTCGTCTATTGTATGGACATtacagttttgattttatttgcataaatCTAGACCATAACCTTTAATTGACGGAGAACTAATGCATACTATAATGGTTTTAAAACAGCCTCCTGGATCCAGTTGAGGGTAGTGTCTCATAAATGAACTCAGATTATTTGTGGATGCAGTTGGAAGCTATGTGGTGGTGGAAACCTCAGGTGTCCACTTTGAGCAGGCCAGAGGTGAGGAGATGCCCATCATGTGactcattattttttattttggtgcaAGGAGAGGCACGGGCTggcacagggagagacacagactgGCACAGGGAGAGGCATAGGCTGGGACATGGAAGAAGAGAGGCTGGTatgggaggagagacaggctgggtcagggagaggaaaagactGGCACAGGCGGGGGGATGCACAGGCTAGCACAGGTGGGAAGAGGCACAGCATGGCACAGGGAGAGGCATGGGCTGGTACGGGGGGAGCACTGCCTGACTGGGCACATGCTCTGTGTCAATTACACAGGTTCAGCGATGTCATTTCCTGCCTGTTgttgaataataaaacaaatgacctCTTAGGCCTTTCAGCAAAGGCATCAGCAAGGAGCTATTTTAAgtggaattgtgtttttttaaagccacTGTTACGTTTCTTCCTGATTTTGGTGTATCCAATCAGCGCTCTTTAGAAGGGGAaagggcagagagagtgtggagacaGGGCCGGGTGCCAGACACGTCTCGGAGTCCCAGAGCACAGGCATCAAAGAACCATTAAGCTGGCTGCTGTGAGCTCCAACAAGTCCCAGTTTAGGAAGCACAAACAATGATAATGGCTTTGTGCACTTAAGAGTGGGCACAGGGCTTCAAAGCCACTGCTAGCAGATCACAGAGAGGGCTATGGGAGAGAGGACCAGGGGTCCCTCTCATTCTCAGGCATTCCAGCCGTCTGGCTTGGACAGGAGCCTGGGGAATCATAACCCAGTTTATTCAGCATTTCTCCTTCATCCTCAATGggtatatttctttttttaaaaagcacaaccGTGCAGTTGACTTAAATAAGCACAGTCTTATTTAGAGCGGTGATTGATGCCCCAGCGACGCTGCAGCGGGGGTTGATTAACAGGTTACAGAGCCTGAGGGATCGGGCTGCGGCTGGACCGGTGCCACGGCGCGAGGGAGGCGGACCAAGAGCCGCCGTCCGGCTTTTAACCCGGAGGCCCCTATGAGATAATCATTTACCCGGGCCCTGATTaatatcccacaatgcctctctctctctccccccccccacattctTCGTTCTCATCAGACTCATAAATACAAAAGCCTTCCCAGGTGTAGGGGTCGAGGCTGCCCATTCCCACGCATGGCTTAGTGAATGCGTAAGAATTTACACTGAAGCAAAAAGCCAATGCTAATGAAAAGTACTCCCACGAAAATGCACAGGCATTAATTGGACTTTCCACCACTGTGATTGAGGTGTGCCTAAACTATTTAGCACTGCAGCAATCAGGACACACACCTGTTTGAGGACCTGGGATGTCGTGCTGAAGGTGGCTGTGAAATACCTCCCTCAGTTTTATCACCATAGATCAACAGCTGTGACATTTATTGCATTAGATTTAATGCTTTGGTCAAAATAAAGGCAGTGATCCCTTGGCagagttttgaaatgttttgaaaagatAATCAGCAATGTATTTCTCTTGTATACACTATTTAATTAAAACCTGAAAAGCTatgttataaatgtaaatgtatgacaaGTATGAAATGTTGTGAAAAACCTATAATGTTATAAATGTCCATGTAACATTAACTGAAAATACATACCTAGTAATTCAATTTTCTATGATGTTGCTTGTTTCTGATACTTAAAATGAgacttttattattaattaaaaatatgaattcatcatacatatatataatagtTTATGTTTTCTGGTAGAATCCCACACTTCCTGGCAAGCATTGAACATGGAACTAGACCTTATGGAAAATATCCATTGTCTTATGGTCAAGTTTCTATATGTGTTCTTAACAAATACTCAGTCACTACCACCTCAATGTTATCATctaattatggaaaaaaataaaaaaggtctCTTGTGTGAATTCTGAGGTAAGCAAGAGAGGGACAGTCAATCTTATATGGTCTTCAACTTTGAGCGAGGAAGTGGTACATTGTGTTAATTCCAATGCAGTATTCTTTGTTATGTTGGTGACTGCCCAACATGCTATGATGTATgggaaaaaacaatgcaatgcatgCTGAAACTCATTAGTCATAGCCAAGGACAAAGTGGCGCAGTGGCTGAGAGCGAATGCCCTCTCTAAGGCTTGGTaaggtaaataaatacagtgtcCGTGTGAGGCCACAGGGTCCTGGCAGGAAGCTGACCTTCAGTGAACTGGCCTGAGAGTGGCGAGATAACGATTAACTCTTTCTCCCCCTGGCAGAGTCGGGCCAACGCCGGGGGGCTCGTGGGAACGGCCCTGTCACTGGGTGCGTGCCCGAAGCCCTGCCCCTCACTGCTCTCCGCCATGCTACCTTCTGCCAGGGTACTCACTGGTTGTGCCAGGGGCACAGGGAAATGAGGTCTCATTTTTCTTCAGGGCCCAGCACACAGCATGGAGACTGCCATCATGGCAACCAGACAAGAAAAATCCAAGTTATTTCAGCTATGTTTATCCATGTTTTAAAGCTAAAAGCTTAAGATCTACCTTAATGTTAACTACTGATGTTCAGTACTGTGGTAaagacaaacatattttttcaatgaGAAGAAAATATCTATGTATGTCTCAAAGCTGGTTATGAAGTTAGTAGTTCTGTTGTTTCATATTGTGAATTATGATTGGCTGTCCTCCCCAATAGAGGCATGGACAGCGAATGAGAGAAGAGATGTCTGGTGTGTATTTATGCTGAACGTTACTTTTGCTGCATGGTACTGACGCAAAAGCTGAATTTGACCTCGTATTTACCTCAGCTGTTCTGCTGTAGCTTCACCACCATCCCCTATGCTCTCCACATACAGAACATGCTGTACCCTCCAGGTAGGCCTGATAGAACACGCTCAAGTAGCTCCCTCTGCACTGACCTGTGGCACACTGCGCCGTTAATGTAACGGTGCGTCTGAGCTGGCGGCGATCCGTGACCCGGTCCCGGTGCAGTCGGCGGGCGTAAGCGTGGGAACCCGCGCCTCCCCACCGTAAACAACTCATGTAACGACGAGTGGAGCACAATACGCAGGGCTCATGCTTTGGGATCAGGTTTCCTGCGTTTCTCAGcgaaataaaacatttccctCGGAGACAGGAACCTCGTCTACACGAGAGGACGAGGCTGGCATCTCTGTGGAAGCGAGGCCACCACCCTCGACGCGGAGCGCGGTCCGCATCTCGCCAGCGTCTCGCCCGGCCACAATGCGCCATTATTACAAGACCACgtttgagagagagatggagcgaTCGATATGGGCCCAACTGGCCATTCCTTTCAGAATAGTATAAATACATGGAcgcaaaaataaaattaatgcgGTGCGTTATCACCCTTTCAGGAAACATCTGCATTGGATTTCAAAATGACTCAAGGCTGTGAGCATTGGAATAGCTTTGGATGGAATGAAGCAAAGGCCAATAAACCTTAGAGTATCTGCCAtagcaaactttattatgagGCAACTCCCACGGAACCTCCCTCCACAACAACAGGCTACACAGGCTTTTACGCACATTGACAgcaatattataaaataaaatggcaataacCTACGTATGTTCCTTTAACATTggtaattattcatttgcttggcaTAATCTCTGTTTagcattatttatatttattggaTCCCCATCTTGAACTTGAGCTGATATCCCACTGGTTAGAAGCCCATCTGCTTGAGCACTACAGCACACTCAGTCCCCAGGGACACACCAACGCATTTACCAACTGCTGATTTAGTATGTTCCGTGTTTGGTATGTATGATTAACGCTACAGTGGTTAGTGGCAGGAATTCAAATCTGATATTATTTTCGCGGAGCATCTGACCGTGAACATTAAATTGATTAATGGAATCGCCATAGGACTGAACACGGATCAACGGATATTGGATGCCATCTAGTGGTACGTATAGATATagagcattttatttaaatatttctatgGCAGCTCCAGTCACCACAAATctaaaaattcaataaaaagaaTGCGTTTTCCTCCATACAATGCCGTAGATAATGACATACAAATTGGGCAAGTAATATGGAATATTCAACAAAATATTATTGCGAAAATGTGaacaatgaaaggaaaatgttaaGCCGAATGTAATAATTGTACAATTTATACAAGTTAGTGCCAAAGCAACGAAAACCAAACCGtcgctgtttttttaaaatccattacCATTCCGTAGAGCAATTATCAGTCATGTATTTGACAAAGCAGTAAGCATgaaaatacaaagtaatattATAAATGTTACGCAGTGCTGTACTTAATAActtatgcatgcatatgtatgtatgcatgtatattgaTATATGAAATAAGTCAATTCAGGTGTGGACCAAATCCATAAATGAGTAGATTCTGCTTCTTCTGGCAAAAGAACCAGGCATCCATGCCTCGTTCTCCAGTCATCTGACACCGCACGAGCAGTGCCGTGCATTTATTCTCCAGCAGAGGGCCGCCCTAAAAAATAGAGCACAGTGTTATGATCTCTATGGTAACGTAAAGGAAGTGACGTCGACGTTGATGTTCCGTTCCGAATCGGTCGCTCAAGATGCCAGCGGCGGTGGTGATGGGTGAAAATTACGATAAACTACTAGAGCAATGCGAAatgcaggagctggaggtaCTTCGTCTGCGTAATATAGACTGTACTGTCTAACAGCCAGCTTGTTTGGTAGTTGCTTAGCGAAATTAAATCTAAAATAATAGCAACCATGTTTGGCAAcgatgctagctagctacatcttCTGACTGGCTGGTGCGGTAgcgagctagctaacgttaagaTGCTGGCCGGTTTGAGTGAAAgcagtttcatatttcatatagtTCATCAGATAACTACTCACCGGTAACCCCTCGCTGACTGTATATTGACAGTATATGAAAGCACGTTTTGCTGTTAACTTGTTTTCTTACGTGATAGATAGGTTTTCAGCCAGCTTGTTAGCACTGTCATGAGCTGTTGTTAGCTAGCGAGAAATCTACATGACGGTGTTTGAATTTTGTGGATTAAGTAACTGGCTAGCGTGTAGGACTTTGTACATACATCTTAGCCACTACTTTAGCAAGCTTGTCTCACGTATTTTTCTGATATCGACTGAATTGGCAAGGTAGTTAGCTAGATTGCTAGCTGGCTGTCTATAGAGTTtatgcagctagctaacttgctatCGTTAGCTAGATGCCTGGCTACCATGCTAGCGAGTGTGGGCATCCAAGATCAATGCGGAGCTAAATGGTTCTTTTCTGATAAGCCTTAAATGTTTCACCCGATTGAgattttgctgtatttattttgacatagTCTTACCTAGCGAGTTGACCATCTACTTGTTGCCGTAATTTGCCGGCTGAAATGCACCTCATATATGAGTCCGCTGGCTGATGTGCTGTCCTGTATCTCCAGGCTCCGGGTGGAATCGCGACCCCTCAGGTATATGCCCAGCTGCTGGCCCTGTATCTCCTGCACAATGACATGTGAGTCCTTTCACGCTACCGTacagtctgttttttgtttagatGACATTTAAGAATATCTGGGTGCGAAGTGAATTACAGTTAGCTAAGGTGTGCTGAGAACGGTGGCTATATGAACATTTTTCCCGGAAGCAACCGTATCAGAAGaacacactttatttttcattccatttatgTTTGGTAGAACTTTTCCTAGGATTgtcttttcacagcattttatAAACAGCGGAGATCATGGTAGTAAAATATGATCCATTCAGTGTTGACAGTTCTGTACAAGACAGACTGTATCCCATATGTAGTTCAGTGCCGAGGGTCAGGTGGCTGCAGTTATAAGGTTGTGCATTTGGTGGCGTCATGTATTCCCAAATGGCTTTTAAATTCAAGACAACTTTTAACAACGGTATGTGTTATGTGCAGGCACAGGTTATATACAACGTTTTGTATGTACACAGTGTTGTATGCTAACTGACAGCAGATTGATCATGTAGTTATAAGTGTATAAGACTTGTAGCCCGCCTGCCTACAAAACATCTTTGTGTACATTCTGAATTCATGAAATTggttattaaaaagaaaacctttGAGTTGTGACCCTACTGACACTGACAATCATTCTCgtacatttaattatttctgaaatggaaaatgtattttaaatgtaggaCAATATAAGTAGCAAGGGGGATCAACTAACATTTGGACAGATGTtgaaaaaccattaaaaaataaaggagaaaCTTTTGCTACAAGCTAACATTTGATATTCTGCTGAACGTTTTGTTCGTTGAATTGTGTCCAGAAACACCCAGCTGAAttacattttcagcaaaaacagagagggaggggtcacTAACCTGGTACACCTGGCATGGACGGATCCAGTATGTGAATGGGTCGGTTTTATTAGTAGTGTGGAGTATGATGGGAAATGGTAGTTTAGCTGTGTTTTAGAGACTCACCATGATACACCTGAAGTAAAAGTGAGCCTTCTCTGACCAGCTGGATCAGTTGGCCCATTCTCATGTCCAATAGGTAATGAAATTCTAGATATTGCTTTGGGCCCAGTTTTCACAAATATACATTAACAGCATCAGGACAGAGTTTATTACATAATACATCAAACAGTGAGCAAAGTCAGAAATGGTATTTTGTAATGGTATGTGCTTTACTAAATCATATCGCAGCACCTTTTGTATATAATGATGTGATATTTTGCCAGTCTGCCGTCCTGTGTAGATGTGACATCTGAGGAATTGTCATTATTGTATTTGCAGGAATAATGCCCGGTATCTATGGAAACGCATTCCACAGGCCATAAAAACTGTAAGTTCAAGCTGTTCTTTCCATCATCCACATATCAGTTCTAAGGATTGTACATTTAACGCAAGGTTTCCGTTatccggtaattaccggtttttgcctggtaaaattcataaaaaaccactaaattaaaaacttgccagtcaaaatgtccggtaataatgtTCTTATAAAGCGTAGCCTACATAGCGGCTAATgctgaggttttgctcaattgttactgtttgctttgcttaatcattactgttcattaaatagtcaaactgatttgaggtcgttgtcattctttcgtcaacctaggtgtatgttatatttgcgtttgtaacatagactgttcTTGAAACATGACTGGTAAGTATCAGATTTatccggtaaaataaattctttccggacaccagaccggcaagaaaaaatcctagcggaaaccctgatGTAACGCTCACCAGACATTCAAACAGATACATAAACGAAGAAGAATCTAGTATATTAAGTTACGTTTAAAACAATAGTCTAAAATACTGTCAAATAATACATCTGATtgaaaaatgtcaatgaaagCTAGCTCGttatctgtgtatttctgtttctaAGTATAGAGCTTTTAAACTGTTTATCTATTGAGCTCATTAACACTTTTATTTAACGTGAAATGTCAAATGACATTATGACACCGTCTGTATTTTCCATTATCTACATAATGGCCAGTCTCCATTAGCCTGTGCAGTTGGGCATTTATTGCATGTTATGCTTCTGTTATGGGTCACCACGTTAATGCATATAATATAAACCCTTTTAATTAATATATCCTTAAATGTTATTGGTACGTATTTGTGATAAATGGTGAGTGTAAGGACTCCACTGATGCACCACATTGTCTGCTCAGCAAGTGTAAATGAATCAAGGTTAACTTCTGTAGCATGTAATTGACAAAACttctgttattcatttatgttgGTGAGTCTTTACCAGAGCATTTCTGAGTTTGTTAGGTACTGCCACCCACCAGGTCTCTAGGCCTGGGTTGGAAATTGGAGTTGTATTTGCTCGACTTATACGCTCCATCCAAAAGGGGTTTCAGTGTACTCCCTGTGCTGTTTAAGAGACTGTTCACTCCCCTCTCTACCTCTTCCATACTGCATgtgttcttttcattctttttcatgtttgattgGTTCCAACATCCTGTTTTGCCCATACACAAAGGCTGTTTATCTCAGCGTAATCTTCTTAAATCCATGTGTAATAAACTGGAATTTTTACATGGAGTAGTcaaattttttatatatgtatatgtttatttttcctggaACAGTAACAATTctcagtggaaaaaatgcagcTTTCAAAACTGCCAGATTAAGTGTTAACAAAgtcatttacttattttttcttCCATTGCAAAGGGaatttgtttctcatttaatgaaaacaatccaTAAACGTCCCACAGAGATAAACATTGGATTGAGCAGCGCTTGGCTGGTTCAGGCTTGTACACATGCTTTAAGTGCAGAACACCATTTTTACGAACACATTGCCTCGTTTTCTTAATGGTTTTGATGGAAAACACACATCTCCTCCCAGAAATGGGACATGAATTGTAACTTTCAAATGCCAGTCCTCATTTTTCATGACAAGTTGCATGCGCAGAGTGTTGGCAGGTAGGAGGGAAAAGCAGAGTGCTGCCACGTTAGCGCAGGCTGAAGAGTGTGATTAAGTCCCGCTGGATGTTATTATTAGTGTTGATCCTGACGCAGACATGCTTGCAAGGTGACATCTGACATTTAGAGGCCATATTCTGCAGCCTGAGTGAACCGCAGTGCGGCTCCAGGAAACATCTCTGCAACTGTCGCCCTGCTCTTAACGGCTCACAGGCGTCCGGTCACAACATGACAGAAAACAGGTCAGCTGGCCCCGCCTCGAGAGACCGTTTCCTTTGTGGCCTGGTCAGTGCTCCCATTTCTGAAGTAACGGaaagagattttcttttttccttattcAAAGTAAACTGGACATTTCCTATGATGCCGGCATttgagctgctctctgcttaCTTCTTTCTGTCCCTTTGGCAAGTAGTGCCTCTGTGTCAGATTGAAAGCTTAGTAGTGTTAAAGTTGCTGTTGATCACAGATAGCAGGTGCTCGGATTGCATGCCTTCATATGGAGGGCTCTGACTAGAGCAGAAGGAGAATGACCCATTTTGAGACACTCCTTCTGAAGATGTCGTAGTGTATGTGTagctgcagcagtgcccatTTTGAGGTCTGTAAGTCTTTCTCAGACAGGGTGTTCCCCTCTCCCTTTATTGTATGAACAGGTCCCACTCCCCTCAGCAAGTGAGTGACagatctctctcccctctgtgtgtgagtgacaggtcTCTCGCccttcactgtgtgtcagtgacaggtCTCTCTCCCTTCAGTGTGTGACaggtctctctcccctcaggcTAACCCAGAGCTGGCAGCCATCTGGGCGGTTGGTCAGCGCATCTGGCAAAGAGATTTTCCAGGAATCTACTCCAGCATTGCTGCCCACCAGTGGTCAGAGAGCATCTTGCCCGTCATGGAGGCCTTGCGAGGTATCTGCcccacagcacacctgtgtgaaGGGTTATCTGCCCCACAGCACGCCTGTGTTGAAGGGTTACCTGTCCCATTGCACACCTATGTGAAGGGTTACCTGCACCATAACACCTGTGTGAAGGGTTACCTGCCCgacagcacacctgtgtgaaCCTGAAGTACCAGGGGTACCTGAAGCATAGAATTCACCTGTATGAATGTACCCGAATCACAGATCATACCTGTAAGAATATTTAcctgctgcacagcacacacttgAGTGAAGTGGTGCCTGTATTGCTGAATTGTAGTACTCTGCTCAGAGTAATAAGTGAGCACTGCTGTTTGAATGCTGCCAAACAGCCTGACTGCAAAGCCCTCCATATTCATGCTGAACGAAAAGACCatgcaacagaaacaaatttaTCTTCTTTTTGCTCCACTAAATTGAAAAAAGGCTTGTTTTTAAACACTAACAATGCTGGAAAGAACAGTATGGTATGTTTTTCAAAGAATGgcacttctttaaaaaaaaaagacgaaaagcaaaaacaaaacacaattatcAAAGTTATACTTGCAACTAAGTATCTATAAGCAAAACCCTACCAAAAAAACAGTTTCGACATTGTGTTGTCTGGACATTCTTTTCAAGCTTGTGCATGACAAGTTTCCAGCTCATGTGCTATCACTAAATACTAAATTAGAAGGCGGCCCACAAATTCCAGGCATGGTTTGGCAGATTTCAAGGCCTTGACGATGGCCATATAAATGTTGACCTCAAGCTGAACCTGCATTGCAGCATGTGCTATGAAACAATTCAGGGCTAAACGGAAGATTAGTTACCTTGGTACAGTGGTACCTCAGTGTTCAGCTCAGTATGATTGCTATGATGCCTACCAGCAGTTAATTTCTTAGAAGAGGAGTtacaaatgaatggataaaattgacatttattttaaacagcctTTTTGCGTaggaaaaatcatttgaatCTACAATGTTTTATACGgatataaaataacaataaaagtaaaaataaaaatatttcaccatgTGAAATGCTAGTGCTGGGTAGTCTACAGTGCCCTGGCACTCTGTGtccttaattaattaattaatgaaataatttaaattgtgtgtttttagtgTGTGCAGAGGCGGGTAGACTGAAAATGTGCCTTTCCAgttcacatttcttttcatttgttcttaAACTTAAACGGTGTATGCTAATGTCCAATTTCATAGCTGCATCTCTTTGATAAGACTAATTTCTACTGTGGGCATTAAGAAGGCACTGTTGTTGATGTgtagaaaatgtctttttctttccaagTCAGATGGCATCCAGTGCCAAACACAATAGGCACTTACTTGAAGGCATCCAGGCACTTAGCAGCCTACCTttgtctttaaatattttatgtgctgAATACCTAAGTAGTCAGCCTAAGAAACAGTactaaaaatgaattatattccttttcagaattttttttttcctatgtatGTTGCATTGAACTGGGTTAGGTGCTATATTCTTAAGTGGTTTTTGCAAATGGGGTGTTAGTGTAGTATAGAACACTCCtttatagtatagtataataAGAGAAGTATCCTTAGTATAGAAATTATTCTATCCAAAGGGTTTTTGACCACTGCATGTGGTTTATTCTTATAGCAGtactgtatttcagtatttgCCGTCGGCTCCTGAATATACCGCATATCAGTATATCAGTATGGAGCGCAAGGTAAATTTGATACAGACTACCATGCAGATTTAGAAAGTGGAATAAGTTGTTTAAACATCCTGCACTTTGAGCATTGGTGACATTTCTTCTGAAAGGTTACATCTGTAATAAAGCATTTGTACTGGAACAGAGAAGGAGTCATTTCCTTGACCTTTAGAAAatctttaaaacatattaacagCACTATATCGGGAAACAGCCTTGTATTTTCTGGTAAGTTGttcaatatgttttattttaaaagagaaataatgaaCGTAACTTTGTGTGCAAGTTAAAAA encodes the following:
- the cops8 gene encoding COP9 signalosome complex subunit 8 gives rise to the protein MPAAVVMGENYDKLLEQCEMQELEAPGGIATPQVYAQLLALYLLHNDMNNARYLWKRIPQAIKTANPELAAIWAVGQRIWQRDFPGIYSSIAAHQWSESILPVMEALRETTRRRAFGLVAQAYTSITADDFAAFVGYSVEEAVKGVVSQGWQADPNTRMVMPQKPDPPPVSLVPNEQQLARLTDYVAFLEN